A stretch of the Streptomyces venezuelae genome encodes the following:
- a CDS encoding Rieske (2Fe-2S) protein, which produces MGDTTRRRTVLAAGAAALAGTALAGCGQGDEDSAEGATTGGVGEAQAAGPARELAAVSEIPVGGGKVFKDQKVVVTQPKAGEFKAYSAVCTHQGCAVTSVTDGKIVCPCHQSFFKVEDGSVASGPATRPLPAAKITVAGDKINLG; this is translated from the coding sequence ATGGGCGACACCACCCGCCGGCGGACGGTCCTCGCAGCAGGCGCCGCGGCTCTCGCCGGTACCGCACTGGCCGGCTGCGGCCAGGGCGACGAGGACAGTGCCGAGGGCGCCACGACCGGCGGCGTCGGCGAGGCGCAGGCCGCCGGACCCGCCCGGGAGCTGGCCGCGGTCTCGGAGATCCCGGTCGGCGGCGGCAAGGTCTTCAAGGACCAGAAGGTCGTGGTCACCCAGCCCAAGGCCGGGGAGTTCAAGGCCTACTCGGCGGTCTGCACCCACCAGGGCTGCGCCGTCACCTCGGTGACGGACGGAAAGATCGTGTGCCCCTGCCACCAGAGCTTCTTCAAGGTCGAGGACGGCTCGGTGGCCAGTGGCCCGGCCACCCGCCCGCTCCCGGCAGCGAAGATCACCGTCGCCGGCGACAAGATCAACCTGGGCTGA
- a CDS encoding DUF3027 domain-containing protein, whose translation MSAATTRSRTPRTPDRLCAEAVELARAAAEEAAAPGIVGEHVSVVAEGDRVVTHFFECREPGYRGWRWAVTVTRASRAKLVTLDETVLLPGPDALLAPEWVPWSERLRPGDMGPGDLLPTDAEDLRLEPGYTGEDAPPPNSVLSEELADLAEAEDAALTDRVVVPERGSIAAVAEELGMRRARVLSRYGLHTAADRWDESYGAKTPMAQAAPASCVSCGFLVKIGGSLGQAFGVCANEFGPADGRLVSLSYGCGGHSEAAVMPKPPRPAPPVLDSMRADEFPLRPTPDEGQIPPPDTTSADLGHS comes from the coding sequence GTGAGTGCTGCGACCACGCGAAGCCGTACCCCCCGCACCCCCGACCGCCTGTGCGCCGAGGCGGTGGAACTCGCCCGCGCGGCGGCCGAGGAGGCCGCGGCCCCCGGCATCGTGGGCGAGCACGTCTCCGTCGTAGCGGAGGGCGACCGGGTCGTCACCCACTTCTTCGAGTGCCGGGAGCCGGGCTACCGGGGCTGGCGCTGGGCCGTCACCGTCACCCGCGCCTCCCGCGCGAAACTGGTCACCCTCGACGAAACGGTGCTGCTGCCCGGGCCGGACGCGCTGCTCGCGCCGGAGTGGGTGCCGTGGAGCGAGCGGCTGCGGCCCGGCGACATGGGCCCCGGCGATCTGCTGCCGACGGACGCCGAGGACCTGCGGCTGGAGCCCGGCTACACGGGTGAGGACGCGCCGCCGCCGAACTCGGTGCTCTCGGAGGAGCTCGCGGACCTCGCGGAGGCGGAGGACGCGGCGCTCACGGACCGTGTGGTGGTGCCGGAGCGCGGCTCGATCGCCGCGGTGGCCGAGGAGCTCGGCATGCGCCGGGCCCGGGTGCTGTCCCGGTACGGGCTGCACACCGCGGCCGACCGCTGGGACGAGTCCTACGGCGCGAAGACCCCGATGGCCCAGGCGGCCCCGGCCTCCTGTGTCTCCTGCGGCTTCCTGGTGAAGATCGGCGGCTCGCTGGGCCAGGCCTTCGGCGTCTGCGCGAACGAGTTCGGGCCGGCGGACGGCCGGCTGGTGTCGCTGTCGTACGGGTGCGGAGGGCACTCGGAGGCCGCGGTCATGCCGAAGCCGCCGAGGCCGGCGCCGCCGGTGCTGGACTCGATGCGGGCGGACGAGTTCCCGCTCCGCCCGACCCCGGACGAGGGCCAGATCCCCCCGCCGGACACCACCTCGGCCGACCTCGGCCACAGCTGA